Proteins found in one Oryza glaberrima chromosome 4, OglaRS2, whole genome shotgun sequence genomic segment:
- the LOC127771986 gene encoding disease resistance protein RPM1-like isoform X2 codes for MAEAVVFGILCKIGSILSSHLTQAFVAHLGKEVSVFVEIESSIKQIRSEFRLMQAFLQDGQEKESHSRLAETFLHEVQQASFEVEDILDEFVYLFGQKRTASLKSLRNCFPKPKSMMHWQRLAAELTEAQNRLQNLRNLKVQYNIDLSEESPSSIRYEDSQVHTIQHIMHNNKIVGFANERHCLQELLMTNEKSCSIISIWGMGGSGKTTLVKTVFERKAIKNRFDCLIWVTVSQTYDITEIMRKIIQCALKETCPADLESMCSEGVALKLQGTLQGRTYMMILDDVWDTNVWFNLEPFLDVNSRGSKVVITTRINDVASLADDKNRLQLRGLNEAESWDLFCMWAFRHTEDQTCPLRLERVARQIVGRCEGLPLAITAVGNLLSFKRLDSFEWDKFYNQLNWELHSRLDNQGLNLVTRLLGLSYRHLPGHLKNCFLLSSIFPEDYIIHGKRLSRLLIAEGLVEPRKNMTLEEIATEYIEKLVDRCLIQVVRRDKLGRIWQLQMHDIVRELAISISEKEGFCMIYTSKEAHTSVIGCEPRRLSVHENYDRVQQSINAQRVRSFYPYQLDSDYSVISNVQWVSTTARYLKVLELSNIPIATLPRDIGSLFNLHYLGLRRTKVKQLPESIDRLQNLRTLDIYHTEIGKLPSGITRLRLLRHLIAGKAEASYFGIADVYTGVQMPNGTWRSLDINLFTGISASSKLVEQLAKLTQLRSLRLTDVKSTHYAKLFASISKMRFLRRLFIEAAHRDECVSLEALNPAPHHLELLCMKGKLHESVIGCHLFEAGWFPKLQTLTLAELQNVNSIVIQEYSMANLYNLALICLKNLEYLPQGMEFLKSVEEFNLVGMHHKFMEDVQAGSSYEKVKHIPVVDYFDQSKGRWDQLSRVYGKDQDNKHQQ; via the exons ATGGCAGAGGCTGTGGTGTTTGGAATCCTATGCAAGATTGGATCCATCTTGAGTTCACATCTAACACAGGCGTTCGTTGCACACTTGGGAAAGGAGGTATCAGTTTTCGTTGAAATTGAAAGCAGTATTAAGCAAATCAGAAGTGAGTTTAGGTTGATGCAAGCTTTCCTGCAAGACGGCCAAGAAAAAGAAAGTCATAGCAGGCTGGCAGAAACCTTTCTGCACGAAGTTCAGCAGGCATCATTTGAAGTTGAAGACATTCTGGATGAATTTGTCTATTTGTTTGGCCAAAAACGAACCGCGTCTCTAAAATCATTGAGGAACTGCTTTCCAAAACCTAAAAGTATGATGCACTGGCAGAGACTAGCAGCAGAGCTCACAGAAGCGCAGAACCGCCTCCAAAATTTGCGAAATTTGAAGGTTCAGTACAATATTGACTTATCCGAAGAAAGTCCTAGTTCTATCAGGTATGAAGATAGCCAAGTTCACACAATCCAACACATAATGCATAATAACAAAATTGTTGGTTTTGCAAACGAGCGACACTGCCTACAAGAGCTGCTGATGACAAACGAGAAATCATGCTCAATAATTTCCATATGGGGCATGGGAGGTTCAGGTAAAACTACTCTTGTCAAAACTGTTTTTGAAAGAAAAGCTATCAAGAATCGTTTTGATTGCCTGATCTGGGTAACTGTGTCACAAACATATGACATTACTGAAATAATGAGAAAGATTATACAATGTGCATTGAAGGAAACTTGCCCAGCTGACCTAGAAAGCATGTGTAGTGAAGGTGTAGCCCTGAAGCTCCAGGGGACTTTGCAGGGAAGGACATACATGATGATCTTGGATGATGTGTGGGATACAAATGTTTGGTTCAACTTGGAACCTTTTCTAGATGTGAACAGCAGAGGAAGCAAGGTTGTAATTACTACTCGCATAAACGATGTTGCTTCTTTGGCAGATGACAAGAACCGCCTTCAACTACGAGGACTAAACGAGGCAGAGTCTTGGGACCTCTTTTGCATGTGGGCATTCAGACATACTGAAGATCAAACATGTCCTCTCAGATTGGAGAGAGTAGCAAGACAGATTGTTGGCAGGTGTGAAGGTCTGCCATTAGCTATAACAGCTGTAGGCAATTTGCTATCCTTCAAAAGACTGGATTCATTTGAGTGGGATAAATTCTATAATCAACTAAACTGGGAATTGCACAGTCGATTGGATAACCAAGGACTTAACTTGGTGACCCGACTCCTAGGTTTAAGCTACAGGCATCTACCAGGCCACTTGAAGAACTGTTTCCTTTTGTCCAGTATCTTCCCAGAGGACTATATCATACATGGGAAGCGGCTAAGTAGACTGTTAATAGCAGAAGGTTTAGTTGAACCAAGGAAAAATATGACACTGGAGGAGATTGCAACAGAGTACATTGAAAAGCTAGTAGATCGCTGCCTGATCCAAGTTGTCAGGAGGGATAAGCTTGGAAGAATATGGCAACTCCAGATGCATGACATTGTGAGGGAACTGGCAATTTCAATATCTGAAAAGGAAGGATTCTGCATGATTTATACTAGTAAAGAAGCACATACATCAGTGATTGGGTGCGAGCCTCGCCGTTTATCAGTTCATGAGAATTATGACAGAGTCCAGCAAAGTATAAATGCTCAACGCGTTCGTTCTTTCTACCCATATCAATTGGATAGTGATTATTCCGTGATTTCAAATGTGCAATGGGTGTCAACAACTGCTAGATACTTGAAGGTTCTAGAATTAAGCAATATTCCAATCGCAACACTGCCGAGAGACATTGGGAGCTTGTTCAATTTACATTATTTAGGATTGAGACGAACCAAGGTCAAGCAACTTCCTGAATCAATTGACAGGCTCCAAAATCTCCGAACTTTGGACATCTACCATACTGAAATAGGAAAACTGCCCAGCGGCATAACCAGGCTAAGGTTGCTACGCCATTTGATTGCAGGCAAGGCTGAAGCTTCTTATTTTGGCATTGCCGATGTCTACACAGGTGTGCAAATGCCGAATGGAACATGGCGATCACTGGACATAAATTTATTCACAGGCATTTCTGCAAGCAGCAAGTTGGTGGAACAATTGGCTAAGTTAACACAGCTGAGATCGCTGAGGCTGACAGACGTTAAAAGTACTCACTATGCCAAGCTATTTGCATCCATCAGCAAGATGCGTTTTCTACGGAGACTGTTTATTGAGGCTGCCCATAGGGATGAGTGTGTGAGCTTGGAAGCCCTAAACCCTGCACCTCATCACCTTGAACTACTCTGTATGAAAGGCAAGCTCCATGAGAGCGTCATAGGGTGCCACCTATTTGAG GCAGGGTGGTTTCCTAAGCTCCAAACACTCACTTTGGCTGAGCTGCAAAATGTCAATTCAATAGTGATACAGGAGTATAGCATGGCAAATCTCTACAACCTAGCTCTCATCTGCTTGAAAAATCTGGAGTATTTGCCCCAAGGCATGGAATTCCTAAAATCTGTTGAAGAGTTCAATCTAGTGGGCATGCACCACAAGTTCATGGAAGATGTACAAGCTGGTTCCTCATATGAGAAAGTCAAACACATACCGGTAGTTGACTACTTTGACCAAAGCAAAGGGAGGTGGGATCAACTTTCACGAGTTTATGGCAAAG ACCAAGACAACAAGCATCAGCAATAA
- the LOC127771540 gene encoding serine/arginine-rich splicing factor RS31-like isoform X1 produces the protein MRPVFVGNLDYDTRHSELDRLFYRYGRIDRIDMKSGFAFVYFEDERDGDEAIRALDGYPFGPGRRRLSVEWSRGDRGSRRDGYSKPPVNTKPTKTLFVINFDPINTRVTDIERHFEPFGKLSNVRIRRNFAFVQFETQEEATKALEATHSTKLLDRVISVEYAFRDDTERGDRYDGARGGYGRRDDSPYRRSVSPVYRSRPSPDYGRQRSPVYGSYDRSPVNDRYRSRSPVRRSRSPLANRRAYD, from the exons aTGAGGCCCGTGTTCGTGGGGAACCTCGACTACGACACCCGCCACTCCGAGCTCGACCGCCTCTTCTACCGCTACGGCAGGATCGACCGCATCGACATGAAGTCAG GATTTGCTTTTGTCTACTTTGAGGATGAGCGTGATGGTGATGAGGCCATACGGGCCCTTGATGGCTATCCTTTTGGCCCTGGGAGGCGCAGGCTTTCGGTGGAGTGGTCACGG GGTGATCGTGGTTCCAGGCGTGATGGCTATAGCAAACCACCTGTGAATACTAAACCCACGAAGACACTATTTGTCATTAACTTTGACCCCATCAACACCAGAGTCACTGATATCGAAAGGCATTTTGAACCATTTGGAAAGCTTTCGAATGTTCGGATCAGGAGGAACTTTGCTTTTGTGCAGTTTGAAACACAGGAAGAGGCCACAAAAGCACTTGAAGCTACTCATTCTAC CAAGTTGTTGGACAGGGTGATTTCTGTTGAGTATGCCTTCAGGGATGATACAGAACGAGGTGACAGGTATGATGGTGCAAGAGGTGGCTATGGTAGGCGAGATGATAGTCCATATCGTCGATCAGTTAGTCCAGTGTACCGGTCACGCCCAAGTCCTGACTACGGTCGTCAAAGGAGTCCTGTGTACGGTTCGTATGACAGGAGTCCTGTTAATGATCGCTATCGAAG CCGATCTCCTGTCCGGCGATCAAGATCCCCACTTGCCAACAGAAGAGCTTATGAttga
- the LOC127771986 gene encoding disease resistance protein RPM1-like isoform X1 — protein MAEAVVFGILCKIGSILSSHLTQAFVAHLGKEVSVFVEIESSIKQIRSEFRLMQAFLQDGQEKESHSRLAETFLHEVQQASFEVEDILDEFVYLFGQKRTASLKSLRNCFPKPKSMMHWQRLAAELTEAQNRLQNLRNLKVQYNIDLSEESPSSIRYEDSQVHTIQHIMHNNKIVGFANERHCLQELLMTNEKSCSIISIWGMGGSGKTTLVKTVFERKAIKNRFDCLIWVTVSQTYDITEIMRKIIQCALKETCPADLESMCSEGVALKLQGTLQGRTYMMILDDVWDTNVWFNLEPFLDVNSRGSKVVITTRINDVASLADDKNRLQLRGLNEAESWDLFCMWAFRHTEDQTCPLRLERVARQIVGRCEGLPLAITAVGNLLSFKRLDSFEWDKFYNQLNWELHSRLDNQGLNLVTRLLGLSYRHLPGHLKNCFLLSSIFPEDYIIHGKRLSRLLIAEGLVEPRKNMTLEEIATEYIEKLVDRCLIQVVRRDKLGRIWQLQMHDIVRELAISISEKEGFCMIYTSKEAHTSVIGCEPRRLSVHENYDRVQQSINAQRVRSFYPYQLDSDYSVISNVQWVSTTARYLKVLELSNIPIATLPRDIGSLFNLHYLGLRRTKVKQLPESIDRLQNLRTLDIYHTEIGKLPSGITRLRLLRHLIAGKAEASYFGIADVYTGVQMPNGTWRSLDINLFTGISASSKLVEQLAKLTQLRSLRLTDVKSTHYAKLFASISKMRFLRRLFIEAAHRDECVSLEALNPAPHHLELLCMKGKLHESVIGCHLFEVNRLSLRELTLQNSRLSIDPLPSLSNFCNLTLLGLFNTYSGESLLFQAGWFPKLQTLTLAELQNVNSIVIQEYSMANLYNLALICLKNLEYLPQGMEFLKSVEEFNLVGMHHKFMEDVQAGSSYEKVKHIPVVDYFDQSKGRWDQLSRVYGKDQDNKHQQ, from the exons ATGGCAGAGGCTGTGGTGTTTGGAATCCTATGCAAGATTGGATCCATCTTGAGTTCACATCTAACACAGGCGTTCGTTGCACACTTGGGAAAGGAGGTATCAGTTTTCGTTGAAATTGAAAGCAGTATTAAGCAAATCAGAAGTGAGTTTAGGTTGATGCAAGCTTTCCTGCAAGACGGCCAAGAAAAAGAAAGTCATAGCAGGCTGGCAGAAACCTTTCTGCACGAAGTTCAGCAGGCATCATTTGAAGTTGAAGACATTCTGGATGAATTTGTCTATTTGTTTGGCCAAAAACGAACCGCGTCTCTAAAATCATTGAGGAACTGCTTTCCAAAACCTAAAAGTATGATGCACTGGCAGAGACTAGCAGCAGAGCTCACAGAAGCGCAGAACCGCCTCCAAAATTTGCGAAATTTGAAGGTTCAGTACAATATTGACTTATCCGAAGAAAGTCCTAGTTCTATCAGGTATGAAGATAGCCAAGTTCACACAATCCAACACATAATGCATAATAACAAAATTGTTGGTTTTGCAAACGAGCGACACTGCCTACAAGAGCTGCTGATGACAAACGAGAAATCATGCTCAATAATTTCCATATGGGGCATGGGAGGTTCAGGTAAAACTACTCTTGTCAAAACTGTTTTTGAAAGAAAAGCTATCAAGAATCGTTTTGATTGCCTGATCTGGGTAACTGTGTCACAAACATATGACATTACTGAAATAATGAGAAAGATTATACAATGTGCATTGAAGGAAACTTGCCCAGCTGACCTAGAAAGCATGTGTAGTGAAGGTGTAGCCCTGAAGCTCCAGGGGACTTTGCAGGGAAGGACATACATGATGATCTTGGATGATGTGTGGGATACAAATGTTTGGTTCAACTTGGAACCTTTTCTAGATGTGAACAGCAGAGGAAGCAAGGTTGTAATTACTACTCGCATAAACGATGTTGCTTCTTTGGCAGATGACAAGAACCGCCTTCAACTACGAGGACTAAACGAGGCAGAGTCTTGGGACCTCTTTTGCATGTGGGCATTCAGACATACTGAAGATCAAACATGTCCTCTCAGATTGGAGAGAGTAGCAAGACAGATTGTTGGCAGGTGTGAAGGTCTGCCATTAGCTATAACAGCTGTAGGCAATTTGCTATCCTTCAAAAGACTGGATTCATTTGAGTGGGATAAATTCTATAATCAACTAAACTGGGAATTGCACAGTCGATTGGATAACCAAGGACTTAACTTGGTGACCCGACTCCTAGGTTTAAGCTACAGGCATCTACCAGGCCACTTGAAGAACTGTTTCCTTTTGTCCAGTATCTTCCCAGAGGACTATATCATACATGGGAAGCGGCTAAGTAGACTGTTAATAGCAGAAGGTTTAGTTGAACCAAGGAAAAATATGACACTGGAGGAGATTGCAACAGAGTACATTGAAAAGCTAGTAGATCGCTGCCTGATCCAAGTTGTCAGGAGGGATAAGCTTGGAAGAATATGGCAACTCCAGATGCATGACATTGTGAGGGAACTGGCAATTTCAATATCTGAAAAGGAAGGATTCTGCATGATTTATACTAGTAAAGAAGCACATACATCAGTGATTGGGTGCGAGCCTCGCCGTTTATCAGTTCATGAGAATTATGACAGAGTCCAGCAAAGTATAAATGCTCAACGCGTTCGTTCTTTCTACCCATATCAATTGGATAGTGATTATTCCGTGATTTCAAATGTGCAATGGGTGTCAACAACTGCTAGATACTTGAAGGTTCTAGAATTAAGCAATATTCCAATCGCAACACTGCCGAGAGACATTGGGAGCTTGTTCAATTTACATTATTTAGGATTGAGACGAACCAAGGTCAAGCAACTTCCTGAATCAATTGACAGGCTCCAAAATCTCCGAACTTTGGACATCTACCATACTGAAATAGGAAAACTGCCCAGCGGCATAACCAGGCTAAGGTTGCTACGCCATTTGATTGCAGGCAAGGCTGAAGCTTCTTATTTTGGCATTGCCGATGTCTACACAGGTGTGCAAATGCCGAATGGAACATGGCGATCACTGGACATAAATTTATTCACAGGCATTTCTGCAAGCAGCAAGTTGGTGGAACAATTGGCTAAGTTAACACAGCTGAGATCGCTGAGGCTGACAGACGTTAAAAGTACTCACTATGCCAAGCTATTTGCATCCATCAGCAAGATGCGTTTTCTACGGAGACTGTTTATTGAGGCTGCCCATAGGGATGAGTGTGTGAGCTTGGAAGCCCTAAACCCTGCACCTCATCACCTTGAACTACTCTGTATGAAAGGCAAGCTCCATGAGAGCGTCATAGGGTGCCACCTATTTGAGGTAAATAGGCTAAGCCTCCGAGAGCTGACTCTTCAGAATAGCAGGCTCAGCATTGATCCACTTCCATCACTCTCCAATTTTTGTAACCTGACCCTTCTTGGTCTGTTCAACACTTACAGTGGAGAAAGCTTGCTCTTTCAGGCAGGGTGGTTTCCTAAGCTCCAAACACTCACTTTGGCTGAGCTGCAAAATGTCAATTCAATAGTGATACAGGAGTATAGCATGGCAAATCTCTACAACCTAGCTCTCATCTGCTTGAAAAATCTGGAGTATTTGCCCCAAGGCATGGAATTCCTAAAATCTGTTGAAGAGTTCAATCTAGTGGGCATGCACCACAAGTTCATGGAAGATGTACAAGCTGGTTCCTCATATGAGAAAGTCAAACACATACCGGTAGTTGACTACTTTGACCAAAGCAAAGGGAGGTGGGATCAACTTTCACGAGTTTATGGCAAAG ACCAAGACAACAAGCATCAGCAATAA
- the LOC127771540 gene encoding serine/arginine-rich splicing factor RS31-like isoform X2 yields MLSSDPSMESTNNHSSALHTIRYFAGFAFVYFEDERDGDEAIRALDGYPFGPGRRRLSVEWSRGDRGSRRDGYSKPPVNTKPTKTLFVINFDPINTRVTDIERHFEPFGKLSNVRIRRNFAFVQFETQEEATKALEATHSTKLLDRVISVEYAFRDDTERGDRYDGARGGYGRRDDSPYRRSVSPVYRSRPSPDYGRQRSPVYGSYDRSPVNDRYRSRSPVRRSRSPLANRRAYD; encoded by the exons ATGCTTAGCTCTGATCCATCAATGGAATCTACCAATAACCACTCTAGTGCTCTTCATACCATCAGATATTTTGCAG GATTTGCTTTTGTCTACTTTGAGGATGAGCGTGATGGTGATGAGGCCATACGGGCCCTTGATGGCTATCCTTTTGGCCCTGGGAGGCGCAGGCTTTCGGTGGAGTGGTCACGG GGTGATCGTGGTTCCAGGCGTGATGGCTATAGCAAACCACCTGTGAATACTAAACCCACGAAGACACTATTTGTCATTAACTTTGACCCCATCAACACCAGAGTCACTGATATCGAAAGGCATTTTGAACCATTTGGAAAGCTTTCGAATGTTCGGATCAGGAGGAACTTTGCTTTTGTGCAGTTTGAAACACAGGAAGAGGCCACAAAAGCACTTGAAGCTACTCATTCTAC CAAGTTGTTGGACAGGGTGATTTCTGTTGAGTATGCCTTCAGGGATGATACAGAACGAGGTGACAGGTATGATGGTGCAAGAGGTGGCTATGGTAGGCGAGATGATAGTCCATATCGTCGATCAGTTAGTCCAGTGTACCGGTCACGCCCAAGTCCTGACTACGGTCGTCAAAGGAGTCCTGTGTACGGTTCGTATGACAGGAGTCCTGTTAATGATCGCTATCGAAG CCGATCTCCTGTCCGGCGATCAAGATCCCCACTTGCCAACAGAAGAGCTTATGAttga
- the LOC127771988 gene encoding pentatricopeptide repeat-containing protein At3g57430, chloroplastic, protein MAMAAAAATSPPPPPTHPPPTSATVRSLTAAGNHAAALRALSSITMASPQQQLDHSALPPAIKSAAALRDARSARAIHAAALRRGLLHRPSPAVANALLTAYARCGQLAAALEVFGSISDSAHDAVSFNSLISALCLFRRWDHALAALRAMLAGGHPLTSFTLVSVLRAVSHLPAAAAAAVRLGREAHAFALKNGLLHGHQRFAFNALLSMYARLGLVADAQRLFAGATPGRGDVVTWNTMVSVLVQSGMFDEAVQTLYDMVALGVRPDGVTFASALPACSRLELLDIGREMHAYVIKDDELAANSFVASALVDMYATHEQVGKARQVFDMVPDSGKQLGMWNAMICGYAQAGMDEEALRLFARMEAEAGFVPCETTMASVLPACARSEAFAGKEAVHGYVVKRGMAGNRFVQNALMDMYARLGKTDVARRIFAMVDLPDVVSWNTLITGCVVQGHVADAFQLAREMQQLEEGGVVPNAITLMTLLPVCAILAAPARGKEIHGYSVRHALDTDVAVGSALVDMYAKCGCLALSRAVFDRLPRRNTITWNVLIMAYGMHGLGGEATVLFDRMTASGEARPNEVTFMAALAACSHSGMVDRGLQLFHAMERDHGVEPTPDIHACVVDILGRAGRLDEAYAMVTSMEAGEQQVSAWSTMLGACRLHRNVHLGEIAGERLLELEPEEASHYVLLCNIYSAAGQWTRAAEVRSRMRRRGVAKEPGCSWIEVDGAIHRFMAGESAHPASAEVHAHMEALWGEMVARGYTPDTSCVLHDMDDGDKAAVLRCHSEKLAIAFGLLRAAPGATIRVAKNLRVCNDCHEAAKFMSKMVGREIVLRDVRRFHHFRNGQCSCGDYW, encoded by the coding sequence atggccatggccgccgccgccgcaacttcgccgccgccaccgcccacgcacccacctcccacctcggcgacAGTCCGCTCCCTGACCGCCGCGGgcaaccacgccgccgccctccgcgcgcTCTCCTCCATCACCATGGcgtcgccgcagcagcagctcgaCCACTCGGCGCTCCCGCCCGCCATCAAGTCCGCCGCGGCCCTCCGCGACGCccgctccgcccgcgccatccacgccgccgcgctccgccgcggcCTGCTCCACCGCCCCTCCCCGGCCGTAGCCAACGCGCTGCTCACCGCCTACGCGCGCTGCGGCcaactcgccgccgcgctcgaggTGTTCGGCTCCATCTCCGACTCCGCGCATGACGCCGTCTCCTTCAACTCCCTCATCTCCGCGCTCTGCCTCTTCCGCCGCTGGGACcacgcgctcgccgcgctccgcgccatgctcgccggcggccacccgCTCACTTCCTTCACGCTCGTCAGCGTCCTCCGCGCCGTCTCgcacctccccgccgccgccgccgccgccgttcgcctcGGCCGCGAGGCGCACGCCTTCGCGCTCAAGAACGGCCTCCTCCATGGCCACCAGCGCTTCGCCTTCAACGCGCTCCTCTCCATGTACGCCCGCCtcggcctcgtcgccgacgcgcAGAGGCTCTTCGCCGGCGCCACGCCCGGCCGCGGCGACGTCGTCACGTGGAACACCATGGTCAGCGTGCTCGTGCAGAGCGGGATGTTCGACGAGGCCGTCCAGACGCTCTACGACATGGTGGCGCTCGGCGTGCGGCCCGACGGCGTCACGTTCGCGAGCGCGCTCCCGGCGTGCTCGCGGCTGGAGCTGCTCGACATCGGCCGGGAGATGCACGCCTACGTCATCaaggacgacgagctcgccgccaaCTCGTTCGTGGCGAGCGCGCTGGTGGACATGTACGCCACGCACGAGCAGGTGGGGAAGGCGAGGCAGGTGTTCGACATGGTGCCCGACTCCGGGAAGCAGCTCGGGATGTGGAACGCCATGATCTGCGGCTACGCGCAGGCCGGCATGGACGAGGAGGCGCTTCGTCTGTTCGCGCGGATGGAGGCAGAGGCCGGCTTCGTGCCCTGCGAGACCACCATGGCCAGCGTGCTGCCGGCGTGCGCGCGCTCCGAGGCGTTCGCTGGCAAGGAGGCCGTGCACGGGTACGTGGTGAAGCGCGGCATGGCGGGCAACCGGTTCGTGCAGAACGCGCTCATGGACATGTACGCGCGCCTCGGCAAGACGGACGTCGCCCGCCGGATCTTCGCCATGGTCGACCTCCCTGACGTCGTCTCCTGGAACACCCTCATCACCGGCTGCGTCGTCCAGGGCCACGTCGCCGACGCGTTCCAGCTCGCCCGCGAGATGCAGCAGCTAGAAGAAGGCGGCGTGGTGCCGAACGCCATCACCCTGATGACCCTCCTGCCGGTGTGCGCCAtcctggcggcgccggcgagggggaaGGAGATCCACGGGTACTCGGTGAGGCACGCGCTGGACACGGACGTGGCCGTCGGGAGCGCGCTGGTGGACATGTACGCCAAGTGCGGGTGCCTGGCGCTGTCGAGGGCGGTGTTCGACCGGCTGCCGCGGCGGAACACCATCACCTGGAACGTCCTCATCATGGCGTACGGCATGCACGGGCTCGGCGGCGAGGCCACGGTGCTGTTCGACCGGatgacggcgagcggcgaggcgaggcccAACGAGGTGACCTTCATGGCGGCCCTGGCGGCGTGCAGCCACTCCGGCATGGTGGACCGTGGGCTGCAGCTGTTCCACGCCATGGAGCGCGACCACGGCGTCGAGCCGACGCCGGACATCCACGCCTGCGTCGTGGACATCCTGGGGCGCGCCGGCAGGCTGGACGAGGCGTACGCCATGGTGACCTCGATGGAGGCCGGCGAGCAGCAGGTGTCGGCGTGGAGCACGATGCTCGGCGCGTGCCGGCTCCACCGCAACGTCCACCTCGGCGagatcgccggcgagcggctgctggagctggagccggaggaggcgagccaCTACGTGCTCCTCTGCAACATCTACTCCGCGGCCGGGCAGTGGACTcgggcggcggaggtgaggagcaggatgcggcggcgaggcgtggcgAAGGAGCCCGGGTGCAGCTGGATCGAGGTCGACGGCGCGATCCACCGGTTCATGGCCGGCGAGTCGGCGCACCCGGCGAGCGCGGAGGTGCACGCGCACATGGAGGCGCTCTGGGGGGAGATGGTGGCGCGCGGGTACACGCCGGACACGTCGTGCGTGCTCCACGACATGGACGACGGCGACAAGGCGGCCGTGCTCCGGTGCCACAGCGAGAAGCTCGCCATCGCGTTCGGGCTACTCAGGGCGGCGCCGGGCGCCACCATTAGGGTGGCCAAGAACCTGAGGGTGTGCAACGACTGCCATGAGGCGGCCAAGTTCATGTCAAAGATGGTCGGGAGGGAGATCGTGCTCAGGGATGTCAGAAGGTTTCACCATTTCCGCAACGGCCAATGCTCCTGTGGGGATTACTGGTAG
- the LOC127771736 gene encoding uncharacterized protein LOC127771736 has protein sequence MASADAILSSQVAGECLKINKLAAASPVKVVQVQKPSKETKNISAAPVAAAAVKVVVSKQVMKPRFAVELDGLNCFETLVPR, from the exons ATGGCTTCTGCAGATGCTATCCTGTCTTCGCAGGTGGCCGGCGAATGCCTGAAGATCAACAAG CTGGCAGCAGCAAGCCCAGTGAAAGTAGTGCAGGTGCAGAAGCCGAGCAAAGAGACGAAGAACATCAGCGCTGCACCTGTAGCTGCCGCTGCCGTCAAGGTGGTTGTGAGCAAGCAAGTGATGAAGCCACGGTTTGCCGTGGAGCTGGATGGGCTCAACTGCTTCGAGACACTTGTCCCTCGCTGA